The following coding sequences are from one Burkholderia stabilis window:
- a CDS encoding gluconate 2-dehydrogenase subunit 3 family protein: protein MSTPPDKPNSRRRFLRTSVALVPIASVAGCDLRSSSPSATTAGNAPAASANAERAPYKPTFFDAKEWAFVQAAVDRLIPADAEGPGALESGVPEFIDRQMETPYAHGATWYMQGPFQQGVPELSYQLKLVPRDIYRLGIAAVNRYCEKTHGKAFADLDAPTRDTVLGALEKGGAPIDDVPPGVFFGQLLQNTREGYFCDPVHGGNQDMAAWKMIGFPGARADFMDFVNQNGKPYPYGPVSINGERS from the coding sequence ATGTCCACGCCACCTGACAAACCCAACTCGCGCCGCCGTTTCCTGCGCACGTCGGTCGCGCTCGTGCCGATCGCGTCGGTCGCCGGCTGCGACCTGCGCTCGTCGTCGCCGTCCGCGACGACGGCCGGCAACGCGCCCGCCGCATCGGCCAACGCCGAACGCGCCCCGTACAAACCGACCTTCTTCGATGCGAAGGAGTGGGCATTCGTCCAGGCCGCCGTCGACCGGTTGATTCCCGCCGACGCCGAAGGCCCCGGCGCACTCGAATCGGGCGTGCCCGAATTCATCGATCGCCAGATGGAGACGCCTTACGCGCACGGCGCGACGTGGTACATGCAGGGGCCGTTCCAGCAGGGCGTGCCCGAACTCAGCTACCAGCTGAAGCTCGTGCCGCGCGACATCTACCGGCTCGGCATCGCGGCCGTGAACCGCTATTGCGAAAAGACGCACGGCAAGGCGTTCGCGGATCTCGACGCGCCGACCCGCGACACCGTGCTCGGCGCGCTGGAGAAAGGCGGCGCGCCGATCGACGACGTGCCGCCCGGCGTGTTTTTCGGCCAGTTGCTGCAGAACACGCGCGAAGGGTACTTCTGCGATCCGGTGCACGGCGGCAATCAGGACATGGCCGCGTGGAAGATGATCGGCTTTCCGGGCGCGCGCGCGGACTTCATGGATTTCGTCAACCAGAACGGCAAGCCGTATCCGTACGGCCCCGTTTCGATCAACGGGGAGCGCAGCTGA